One stretch of Kogia breviceps isolate mKogBre1 chromosome 18, mKogBre1 haplotype 1, whole genome shotgun sequence DNA includes these proteins:
- the RFWD3 gene encoding E3 ubiquitin-protein ligase RFWD3 isoform X1 gives MAHEAMKYDLQVHLDLGAAQQPAPPEVVSGQGGPPLPQPSHTEVVSSQEGPPLFEPASAAAVSGQGGPALLQPPPDEVVSSQEGLPLLQPAPQVSIDMTEELSGEETVENINLGVSEEHRQEAGANHTARLSSLDSVNSFISGLQRLHGMLEFLRPTSDHRVGPVRARRRRSSASQRARAGGSHRTNTARLRAPLDAYFQASRTQPHSPATSYDSETRNPVSEDLQVSGSSDSDSSTEYEEGVVQAEEPGAVVLEEQLGGNDLAEQLGDISTEQEVTCIGGGETFPKQSPQKSNPLLTSPDEEEVDTCTICLEQWTNAGDHRLSALRCGHLFGYKCISKWLKGQARKCPQCNKKAKHSDIVVLYARTLRALDASEQELMKSSLEEEQMLRKKAELESAQCRLQLQVLTEECTKLHSRVQDLKNLMVQHQSQISQLSGSSQARFLSSLSSSQSQHKYHFQKTFTVSQTGNCRVMTYCDALSCLVVSQPSPQASFLPGFGVKMLSTANMKSNQYIPMHGKQIRGLAFSNRSKGLLLSASLDNTVKLTSLETNTVVQTYNTGRPVWSCCWCLDENNYMYAGLVNGSVLLYDLRNTSCHIQELVPQKARCPLVSLSYIPRAASAAFPFGGVLAGSLENASFWELKMGFTHWPHVMPMEPGGCIDFQTEGSTRHCLVTYRPDKNHSTLRSVLMEMSYKLDDAGEPICSCHSVQTFRGGPTCKLLTKSAIFQNPENDGSILVCTGDEVSNSALLWDAGSGSLLQELQANQPVLDICPFQVNHNSYLATLTEKMVHIHRWE, from the exons ATGGCTCATGAAGCCATGAAATATGATCTTCAGGTGCACTTAGATCTTGGTGCTGCACAACAGCCTGCTCCTCCTGAAGTGGTCAGCGGCCAAGGGGgaccacccctgccccagccttcTCATACTGAGGTGGTCAGCAGCCAGGAAGGACCACCCCTGTTTGAGCCTGCATCTGCTGCAGCGGTCAGTGGCCAAGGGGGACCAGCCCTGCTCCAGCCCCCTCCTGATGAAGTGGTCAGCAGCCAAGAGGGACTGCCCCTGCTTCAGCCTGCTCCACAGGTGTCCATTGATATGACAGAGGAGCTCTCAGGAGAAGAGACTGTGGAGAACATCAATCTAGGAGTTTCAGAGGAGCATAGGCAGGAGGCTGGTGCTAACCACACTGCCCGGTTGTCTTCATTGGATTCAGTGAACAGCTTCATCAGTGGGCTGCAGAGACTTCATGGCATGCTGGAATTCCTGAGACCAACTTCGGACCACAGGGTGGGGCCGGTGAGagctaggaggaggaggagttctGCTTCACAGAGGGCAAGAGCTGGAGGGTCTCACAGGACAAACACTGCCAG GTTGAGAGCACCGTTGGATGCTTACTTTCAAGCGAGCAGGACACAGCCGCATTCACCAGCCACTTCTTATGATTCAGAGACTAGGAATCCTGTCTCTGAAGACTTGCAGGTATCAGGTAGTTCTGACAGTGACAGCTCCACAGAGTATGAAGAGGGAGTTGTCCAGGCAGAGGAACCTGGAGCTGTTGTTTTAGAAG AGCAACTAGGAGGTAACGACTTGGCAGAGCAACTAGGAGATATCTCAACAGAGCAAGAAGTTACATGTATTGGTGGAGGAGAGACTTTCCCCAAACAG TCTCCCCAGAAGTCGAATCCTCTTCTAACTTCTCCGGATGAGGAAGAAGTGGACACTTGCACAATATGTTTGGAACAGTGGACCAATGCTGGGGATCACCGGCTCTCGGCATTGCGCTGTGGCCACCTCTTTGGGTATAAGTGCATTTCTAAGTGGCTCAAAGGACAGGCACGAAAATGTCCTCAG TGCAACAAGAAAGCCAAGCACAGTGACATCGTTGTCCTTTATGCCCGAACCCTGAGAGCTTTGGACGCTAGTGAACAGGAGCTCATGAAAAG TTCCTTAGAAGAGGAACAGATGCTAAGGAAGAAGGCTGAGTTAGAATCAGCGCAGTGCCGGCTCCAGCTTCAAGTCCTCACTGAGGAGTGCACTAAGCTTCACAGTCGTGTTCAG gacTTGAAAAACCTTATGGTGCAGCATCAGAGTCAGATTTCACAGCTGAGCGGGAGTTCCCAAGCACGTTTCCTAAGCAGCCTGTCCTCCAGCCAGAGCCAACACAAGTACCATTTCCAGAAGACATTCACAGTGTCTCAAACAGGAAACTGCCGAGTCATGACATACTGTGATGCTCTGAGCTGCCTGGTAGTATCACAGCCTTCTCCTCAGGCCTCCTTCCTTCCAG GCTTTGGTGTTAAGATGTTGAGTACTGCCAACATGAAAAGCAATCAGTATATTCCCATGCATGGCAAACAGATACGTGGACTGGCTTTCAGCAATCGATCCAAAGGCTTACTTCTCTCTGCTTCCCTAGACAACACTGTTAAACTGACCAG CCTGGAGACAAATACTGTGGTCCAGACTTATAATACTGGACGTCCTGTCTGGAGCTGCTGCTGGTGTCTTGATGAAAACAATTACATGTATGCTGGATTGGTCAACGGTTCAGTTCTGTTGTATGACCTTCGAAACACAAGCTGTCATATCCAGGAGTTAGTACCTCAGAAAGCTAG atGCCCGCTGGTATCCCTGTCATACATACCGAGAGCTGCCTCGGCTGCATTTCCATTTGGTGGGGTGTTGGCTGGAAGCTTGGAGAATGCTTCCTTTTGGGAGCTGAAAATGGGCTTTACTCATTGGCCTCATGTGATGCCCATGGAGCCTGGGGGCTGCATAGACTTTCAGACGGAGGGCAGCACCCGGCACTGTCTTGTGACCTACAGGCCTG ATAAAAATCACAGCACCTTACGAAGTGTACTCATGGAGATGTCCTATAAGCTGGATGATGCTGGAGAGCCAATCTGCTCCTGCCATTCTGTACAAACATTCCGTGGGGGACCCACTTGCAAACTACTGACCAAAAGTGCCATTTTCCAAAATCCAGAGAATGATGGCAGCATCCTGGTGTGTACTGGGGATGAAGTGTCAAATTCTGCCCTG ctgTGGGATGCTGGCAGTGGCTCGTTGCTGCAGGAACTGCAGGCTAATCAGCCTGTCTTGGACATCTGCCCATTTCAGGTGAACCATAACAGCTACTTGGCTACCTTAACGGAGAAGATGGTCCACATCCATAGGTGGGAGTGA
- the RFWD3 gene encoding E3 ubiquitin-protein ligase RFWD3 isoform X2, translating into MAHEAMKYDLQVHLDLGAAQQPAPPEVVSGQGGPPLPQPSHTEVVSSQEGPPLFEPASAAAVSGQGGPALLQPPPDEVVSSQEGLPLLQPAPQVSIDMTEELSGEETVENINLGVSEEHRQEAGANHTARLSSLDSVNSFISGLQRLHGMLEFLRPTSDHRVGPVRARRRRSSASQRARAGGSHRTNTARLRAPLDAYFQASRTQPHSPATSYDSETRNPVSEDLQVSGSSDSDSSTEYEEGVVQAEEPGAVVLEEQLGGNDLAEQLGDISTEQEVTCIGGGETFPKQQSPQKSNPLLTSPDEEEVDTCTICLEQWTNAGDHRLSALRCGHLFGYKCISKWLKGQARKCPQCNKKAKHSDIVVLYARTLRALDASEQELMKSSLEEEQMLRKKAELESAQCRLQLQVLTEECTKLHSRVQDLKNLMVQHQSQISQLSGSSQARFLSSLSSSQSQHKYHFQKTFTVSQTGNCRVMTYCDALSCLVVSQPSPQASFLPGFGVKMLSTANMKSNQYIPMHGKQIRGLAFSNRSKGLLLSASLDNTVKLTSLETNTVVQTYNTGRPVWSCCWCLDENNYMYAGLVNGSVLLYDLRNTSCHIQELVPQKARCPLVSLSYIPRAASAAFPFGGVLAGSLENASFWELKMGFTHWPHVMPMEPGGCIDFQTEGSTRHCLVTYRPDKNHSTLRSVLMEMSYKLDDAGEPICSCHSVQTFRGGPTCKLLTKSAIFQNPENDGSILVCTGDEVSNSALLWDAGSGSLLQELQANQPVLDICPFQVNHNSYLATLTEKMVHIHRWE; encoded by the exons ATGGCTCATGAAGCCATGAAATATGATCTTCAGGTGCACTTAGATCTTGGTGCTGCACAACAGCCTGCTCCTCCTGAAGTGGTCAGCGGCCAAGGGGgaccacccctgccccagccttcTCATACTGAGGTGGTCAGCAGCCAGGAAGGACCACCCCTGTTTGAGCCTGCATCTGCTGCAGCGGTCAGTGGCCAAGGGGGACCAGCCCTGCTCCAGCCCCCTCCTGATGAAGTGGTCAGCAGCCAAGAGGGACTGCCCCTGCTTCAGCCTGCTCCACAGGTGTCCATTGATATGACAGAGGAGCTCTCAGGAGAAGAGACTGTGGAGAACATCAATCTAGGAGTTTCAGAGGAGCATAGGCAGGAGGCTGGTGCTAACCACACTGCCCGGTTGTCTTCATTGGATTCAGTGAACAGCTTCATCAGTGGGCTGCAGAGACTTCATGGCATGCTGGAATTCCTGAGACCAACTTCGGACCACAGGGTGGGGCCGGTGAGagctaggaggaggaggagttctGCTTCACAGAGGGCAAGAGCTGGAGGGTCTCACAGGACAAACACTGCCAG GTTGAGAGCACCGTTGGATGCTTACTTTCAAGCGAGCAGGACACAGCCGCATTCACCAGCCACTTCTTATGATTCAGAGACTAGGAATCCTGTCTCTGAAGACTTGCAGGTATCAGGTAGTTCTGACAGTGACAGCTCCACAGAGTATGAAGAGGGAGTTGTCCAGGCAGAGGAACCTGGAGCTGTTGTTTTAGAAG AGCAACTAGGAGGTAACGACTTGGCAGAGCAACTAGGAGATATCTCAACAGAGCAAGAAGTTACATGTATTGGTGGAGGAGAGACTTTCCCCAAACAG CAGTCTCCCCAGAAGTCGAATCCTCTTCTAACTTCTCCGGATGAGGAAGAAGTGGACACTTGCACAATATGTTTGGAACAGTGGACCAATGCTGGGGATCACCGGCTCTCGGCATTGCGCTGTGGCCACCTCTTTGGGTATAAGTGCATTTCTAAGTGGCTCAAAGGACAGGCACGAAAATGTCCTCAG TGCAACAAGAAAGCCAAGCACAGTGACATCGTTGTCCTTTATGCCCGAACCCTGAGAGCTTTGGACGCTAGTGAACAGGAGCTCATGAAAAG TTCCTTAGAAGAGGAACAGATGCTAAGGAAGAAGGCTGAGTTAGAATCAGCGCAGTGCCGGCTCCAGCTTCAAGTCCTCACTGAGGAGTGCACTAAGCTTCACAGTCGTGTTCAG gacTTGAAAAACCTTATGGTGCAGCATCAGAGTCAGATTTCACAGCTGAGCGGGAGTTCCCAAGCACGTTTCCTAAGCAGCCTGTCCTCCAGCCAGAGCCAACACAAGTACCATTTCCAGAAGACATTCACAGTGTCTCAAACAGGAAACTGCCGAGTCATGACATACTGTGATGCTCTGAGCTGCCTGGTAGTATCACAGCCTTCTCCTCAGGCCTCCTTCCTTCCAG GCTTTGGTGTTAAGATGTTGAGTACTGCCAACATGAAAAGCAATCAGTATATTCCCATGCATGGCAAACAGATACGTGGACTGGCTTTCAGCAATCGATCCAAAGGCTTACTTCTCTCTGCTTCCCTAGACAACACTGTTAAACTGACCAG CCTGGAGACAAATACTGTGGTCCAGACTTATAATACTGGACGTCCTGTCTGGAGCTGCTGCTGGTGTCTTGATGAAAACAATTACATGTATGCTGGATTGGTCAACGGTTCAGTTCTGTTGTATGACCTTCGAAACACAAGCTGTCATATCCAGGAGTTAGTACCTCAGAAAGCTAG atGCCCGCTGGTATCCCTGTCATACATACCGAGAGCTGCCTCGGCTGCATTTCCATTTGGTGGGGTGTTGGCTGGAAGCTTGGAGAATGCTTCCTTTTGGGAGCTGAAAATGGGCTTTACTCATTGGCCTCATGTGATGCCCATGGAGCCTGGGGGCTGCATAGACTTTCAGACGGAGGGCAGCACCCGGCACTGTCTTGTGACCTACAGGCCTG ATAAAAATCACAGCACCTTACGAAGTGTACTCATGGAGATGTCCTATAAGCTGGATGATGCTGGAGAGCCAATCTGCTCCTGCCATTCTGTACAAACATTCCGTGGGGGACCCACTTGCAAACTACTGACCAAAAGTGCCATTTTCCAAAATCCAGAGAATGATGGCAGCATCCTGGTGTGTACTGGGGATGAAGTGTCAAATTCTGCCCTG ctgTGGGATGCTGGCAGTGGCTCGTTGCTGCAGGAACTGCAGGCTAATCAGCCTGTCTTGGACATCTGCCCATTTCAGGTGAACCATAACAGCTACTTGGCTACCTTAACGGAGAAGATGGTCCACATCCATAGGTGGGAGTGA